One Desulfovibrio fairfieldensis genomic window carries:
- the nth gene encoding endonuclease III: MTKADSRPARAQKVLAALQARYPRPETHLNSHNAWELLVATVLAAQCTDARVNTITPELFRRWPGPAELAGATQEELEEVIRSAGFYHSKAKNLLGAARRVRDHFECRVPQALEHLVTLPGVARKTANVVLFGAFGINEGLAVDTHVKRISHRLGLTDQTDPVAVERDLMALFPQQEWGDVNHRMVWFGRDVCHARKPRCGECEMASFCPRLEPPKEKTGRNSAGRR; encoded by the coding sequence ATGACAAAAGCAGACTCCCGCCCGGCACGGGCGCAAAAAGTCCTGGCCGCCCTGCAGGCCCGCTACCCCAGGCCCGAAACCCACCTCAATTCCCATAACGCCTGGGAACTGCTGGTCGCCACCGTGCTGGCCGCCCAGTGTACCGACGCGCGGGTCAATACCATCACGCCGGAACTCTTCCGGCGCTGGCCAGGCCCGGCGGAGCTGGCCGGGGCCACCCAGGAAGAGCTGGAAGAGGTCATCCGTTCGGCGGGCTTTTACCACAGCAAGGCAAAAAATCTGCTGGGCGCGGCCCGGCGCGTGCGGGACCACTTTGAGTGCCGGGTGCCCCAAGCCCTGGAACATCTGGTGACCCTGCCGGGCGTGGCCCGCAAAACAGCCAATGTGGTCCTGTTCGGCGCGTTCGGCATCAATGAGGGCCTGGCCGTGGACACCCACGTGAAGCGGATCAGCCACCGGCTGGGCCTCACGGACCAGACCGACCCCGTGGCCGTGGAACGGGACCTGATGGCGCTGTTCCCGCAACAGGAGTGGGGCGACGTCAACCACCGCATGGTCTGGTTCGGACGGGATGTCTGCCACGCCCGCAAGCCCCGTTGTGGGGAATGCGAAATGGCCTCCTTCTGTCCCCGCCTGGAGCCGCCCAAGGAAAAAACCGGGCGCAACAGCGCGGGACGGCGCTGA
- a CDS encoding chemotaxis protein, which produces MTQNSLLNVNNNELEIIEFLIDEKQPDGSAYSGHYGINVAKVLEIIRLPSVTSVPSKHDSSVLGTFNLRGKVLPILNLAAWLGKEMASDENNKVIVTEFSGVQAAFLVSSVTSIHRMTWDRIEPPNKYVQAYSRESITGVLRIQDRVLFILDMEKILASLDSTLDMSQVEVDTTPVEGAGQFHLLVADDSSSLRHILKSSLEKSGFQVTVVGSGREAWDYLSELRNEAQSKQVELTELVHLVISDIEMPEMDGHALTAKIRETPGTQDLPVILFSSLITEALRARGVKVGADRQVSKPDLPGLNKIIRELIAEKLHK; this is translated from the coding sequence ATGACCCAGAACAGCTTGCTCAACGTCAATAATAATGAGCTCGAAATCATAGAATTTCTCATTGATGAAAAGCAGCCCGACGGCAGCGCCTACAGCGGGCACTACGGCATCAATGTCGCCAAAGTGCTGGAGATCATCCGCCTGCCCAGCGTGACCAGCGTGCCCAGCAAGCATGACTCCTCGGTGCTCGGCACCTTCAATTTGCGCGGCAAGGTGCTGCCCATCCTGAATCTGGCGGCCTGGCTCGGCAAGGAAATGGCCAGCGATGAGAACAACAAGGTCATCGTCACCGAATTCAGCGGCGTGCAGGCCGCCTTTCTGGTTTCCTCGGTGACCAGCATCCACCGGATGACCTGGGACCGCATCGAGCCGCCGAACAAATACGTGCAGGCCTACTCGCGCGAGAGCATCACCGGCGTGCTGCGCATCCAGGACCGGGTGCTCTTCATTCTAGATATGGAAAAAATTCTTGCCAGCCTGGACAGCACCCTGGACATGTCCCAGGTGGAGGTGGACACCACTCCCGTGGAAGGCGCGGGCCAGTTCCATCTGCTGGTGGCCGACGACTCCAGCTCCTTGCGGCATATCCTCAAATCCTCGCTGGAAAAATCCGGTTTTCAGGTCACGGTGGTGGGCAGCGGCCGGGAGGCCTGGGACTATCTTTCGGAACTGCGCAACGAGGCCCAATCCAAACAGGTGGAACTCACCGAACTGGTGCATCTGGTCATTTCCGACATTGAAATGCCGGAAATGGACGGCCACGCGCTCACGGCCAAAATCCGCGAGACGCCGGGCACGCAGGATCTGCCGGTAATCCTCTTCTCCTCCCTGATCACCGAAGCCCTGCGCGCCAGAGGCGTCAAAGTGGGCGCGGACAGGCAGGTTTCCAAGCCTGATTTGCCCGGCCTGAACAAGATTATCCGCGAGCTGATCGCCGAAAAGCTGCACAAGTAG
- the fliR gene encoding flagellar biosynthetic protein FliR, which produces MDAFSYNPAAALSLLLTMMRVSIVMFMLPVFSTNNIPIPVKAAVTIVFSLGVWPHLALSGAVMPAHPFDMVLMLLGEVVLGLVLGMAVNFLFMGIQAGGELLGFQMGFTMINFADPLTGNQTGATAFFLWMVSLLAFLALDGHLYMIKGFAASFALVPPGGLFIGENLLWQVLDLAAQVFVLALKIAAPVMVALFMVEVALALVARTSPQIHIMEFGFPIKIGVGFFFVGLLLVVMADHVEHFINGMDGLFTHLLRAMSPFYQ; this is translated from the coding sequence ATGGATGCCTTCAGTTATAATCCGGCGGCTGCGCTCAGCCTGTTGCTCACCATGATGCGGGTGAGCATCGTCATGTTCATGCTGCCGGTCTTTTCCACCAACAACATCCCCATTCCGGTCAAAGCGGCCGTCACCATTGTCTTTTCGCTGGGCGTATGGCCGCATTTGGCCCTGTCCGGCGCGGTCATGCCCGCCCACCCCTTTGACATGGTTCTGATGTTGTTGGGCGAGGTGGTACTGGGCCTGGTGCTCGGCATGGCCGTCAATTTTTTGTTTATGGGCATCCAGGCGGGCGGCGAGTTGCTGGGTTTTCAGATGGGTTTCACCATGATCAATTTCGCGGACCCGCTCACCGGCAACCAGACCGGCGCCACAGCCTTTTTTCTCTGGATGGTCTCTCTGCTGGCCTTTCTGGCCCTGGACGGGCATCTGTACATGATCAAGGGCTTTGCCGCCTCCTTTGCCCTGGTGCCGCCCGGCGGCCTGTTCATCGGCGAAAATCTGCTCTGGCAGGTGCTGGATCTGGCGGCCCAGGTCTTCGTGCTGGCGCTGAAAATCGCCGCGCCGGTCATGGTGGCCCTGTTCATGGTGGAAGTGGCCCTGGCCCTGGTGGCCCGCACCTCGCCGCAGATTCACATCATGGAATTCGGCTTTCCCATCAAGATCGGCGTGGGTTTTTTCTTTGTGGGTCTGCTGCTGGTTGTCATGGCCGACCATGTGGAGCACTTCATCAACGGCATGGACGGGCTGTTCACCCATCTGCTGCGGGCCATGAGCCCCTTCTATCAGTAA
- a CDS encoding ATP-binding protein: protein MSQHGNEREQLLNAFGEFVYVADIHTYELLYMNERCLNFLNLSPENYKHKKCYEIIQGVDAPCPFCTNKYLSYDQVYMWEYKNPYLGRHFSIHNKLIDWHGHKSRIELSFDITDFKNKVQTLENKIESILESIPGGICQLADDGQMTILWNNETFLRIIGYTQEQFETELNGTADYILPQDMAMVAAALEKTKRTHQTQLLEMRIRRRDGEVRTLLATIGYSHPSENASHPAYYSVIIDITEYKRLLERNEREVKDALLTRAQAASESKSRFLSRMSHELRTPLNAVIGMNRLAIHRQDDAKELQNCHAKIEAAARYLLSLINDVLDFSRIENGKLQLAIQPFSLPAFLYDLYDLFSGEAEQRLLDFTLRVEPFEEEHFNGDALHLKQIFVNLLSNAFKFTEKHGRVTLAVRELTRRGRTSVLEFTVSDTGIGISPDGLTRIFNIFEQETTEIVNQYGGSGLGLSISKSLVELMDGTISVRSKKGRGSAFTIVLPLGAVAAPPSSAVAEDTFSGVLVVDNREDGETATRILNAAGIKTVFASGASEAIRRLEASAAGGEPLGTVLLAAALPGADTVRRHLRSRPELAGVRLALTGGRLPDPEAMADDGPGFIRKPFFRSLLLDGLRELHGNAPKERPQEDLFDFTGKNLLLVEDNELNMEVAREQLRGCGFSVEAACNGKEAVERFAASPPHHFDVILMDVLMPVMDGLTATRKIRDLRRDDARTVPIVALSANAFEEDRQKSLASGMNAHASKPLEIDALCALLRTYFKA from the coding sequence ATGAGCCAACACGGAAACGAACGGGAGCAGTTGCTGAATGCCTTCGGCGAGTTTGTTTATGTAGCTGATATTCATACCTATGAACTGTTGTATATGAATGAACGCTGCCTCAATTTTCTCAATCTCAGCCCTGAAAATTACAAGCATAAAAAATGTTATGAAATCATACAGGGCGTTGACGCGCCCTGCCCCTTCTGTACAAATAAATATCTCAGCTATGATCAAGTGTACATGTGGGAATACAAAAACCCCTATCTTGGTCGGCATTTTTCCATCCATAATAAACTGATTGACTGGCATGGCCACAAATCACGTATTGAACTTTCTTTCGATATCACGGATTTCAAAAACAAAGTACAGACACTTGAAAATAAAATAGAATCCATACTTGAAAGCATACCGGGCGGCATCTGTCAGCTGGCCGACGACGGCCAGATGACCATCCTCTGGAATAATGAAACCTTCCTCAGGATTATCGGCTATACGCAGGAGCAGTTCGAAACGGAACTGAACGGCACGGCGGACTATATTCTTCCGCAGGACATGGCGATGGTGGCCGCCGCTCTGGAAAAAACGAAGCGGACGCATCAGACCCAGCTTCTTGAAATGCGCATCCGGCGGCGCGACGGAGAAGTCCGCACCCTGCTGGCCACCATCGGCTACAGCCACCCCTCGGAGAACGCGTCCCATCCCGCCTATTACAGCGTCATCATCGACATTACCGAATACAAACGCCTGCTGGAACGGAACGAGCGGGAAGTCAAGGATGCCCTGTTGACCAGAGCGCAGGCGGCCAGCGAGTCCAAAAGCCGCTTTCTGTCCCGCATGTCGCATGAACTGCGCACGCCGCTGAACGCCGTCATCGGCATGAACCGCCTTGCCATCCACAGGCAGGACGACGCAAAGGAATTGCAAAACTGCCATGCGAAAATAGAAGCCGCCGCCCGGTACCTGCTCTCGCTCATCAACGACGTGCTGGACTTTTCCCGCATTGAAAACGGCAAACTGCAACTCGCCATCCAACCCTTTTCGCTCCCGGCTTTTCTCTACGACCTTTACGACCTGTTCTCCGGCGAGGCGGAACAGAGACTGCTGGACTTCACCCTGCGCGTGGAGCCCTTTGAGGAAGAGCATTTCAACGGCGACGCGCTTCACCTGAAGCAAATTTTCGTGAATCTTCTGTCCAATGCCTTCAAGTTCACCGAAAAGCATGGGCGCGTCACCCTGGCGGTACGCGAGCTGACACGCAGGGGCCGGACAAGCGTGCTGGAATTTACCGTTTCAGATACCGGCATCGGCATCTCCCCTGACGGCCTGACGAGGATTTTCAACATTTTTGAGCAGGAAACCACCGAGATCGTCAACCAATACGGCGGATCAGGATTGGGGCTTTCCATCAGCAAGTCCCTTGTGGAACTGATGGACGGCACCATCAGCGTGCGCAGCAAAAAAGGCCGGGGAAGCGCCTTCACCATTGTCCTGCCGCTTGGCGCCGTGGCCGCACCGCCGTCATCCGCCGTGGCGGAAGACACTTTTTCAGGTGTGCTGGTGGTTGACAACAGGGAAGATGGGGAGACGGCGACGCGCATCCTGAACGCCGCGGGCATCAAAACGGTTTTCGCCTCCGGCGCTTCCGAGGCCATTCGGCGCCTGGAGGCCTCGGCGGCGGGCGGCGAGCCCCTTGGCACCGTGTTGCTGGCTGCCGCCCTGCCCGGCGCGGACACGGTCAGGCGGCATCTTCGCAGCCGGCCGGAGTTGGCAGGCGTCCGGCTGGCGCTGACAGGCGGCCGGCTTCCCGATCCGGAAGCAATGGCTGACGACGGGCCCGGTTTTATCCGCAAACCCTTTTTTCGCTCGCTCCTCCTGGACGGCCTGCGGGAACTTCACGGAAACGCCCCCAAAGAAAGGCCACAGGAAGACCTCTTTGATTTTACGGGGAAAAACCTTCTTCTGGTTGAGGACAATGAACTCAACATGGAGGTCGCCCGCGAGCAGCTCAGGGGCTGCGGGTTCAGCGTCGAAGCGGCCTGCAACGGAAAAGAAGCGGTGGAACGCTTCGCGGCCAGCCCGCCGCATCACTTCGACGTCATCCTCATGGATGTTCTCATGCCGGTCATGGACGGCCTGACGGCGACCAGGAAGATCCGTGATCTGCGCCGTGACGATGCGCGCACCGTGCCCATCGTCGCCCTCTCCGCCAACGCCTTTGAGGAGGACCGCCAGAAATCCCTGGCCAGCGGCATGAACGCCCACGCCAGCAAACCTCTGGAAATCGACGCCTTGTGCGCACTGCTCAGGACGTATTTCAAGGCATGA
- the gltX gene encoding glutamate--tRNA ligase, with protein MSDVVTRFAPSPTGHLHIGGARTAIFCWLLARHYGGRFHLRIEDTDLLRSKQEYTDSILASMRWLGLDWDGGLTYQTRRTDLYNSYVDKLLETGHAYWCSCTPEEVEAMREEARQNGLKPRYNGHCRTRDLGPGEGRCVRLKTPLTGKVVFDDMVKGKIAVDVGELDDMVIRRADGMPTYNMAVVVDDHEMGITHVIRGDDHVSNTPRQILIYEALGLPVPRFGHVPMILGPDRQKLSKRHGARAVIEYQKDGLLPQALVSYLVRLGWSHGNQELFSLDELVRYFDGSNLNPAAAAFDPAKLEWCNAHFMRELPLDQLAALVEPFVREAGLGDLPRERLEPLCVMFRERANNLKALAESFRPLLVPAAELVYAEKDANKHFTDAGKAHLRALAVVFKACDPFSAEVLEAALNAYVADNGLKFKEVAPPLRTALMGFMGGSHLNEIMAFLGREETLARLERAAG; from the coding sequence ATGTCAGACGTTGTTACCCGTTTTGCGCCCAGCCCCACCGGGCATCTGCACATCGGCGGCGCGCGCACCGCCATTTTCTGCTGGCTTCTGGCCCGCCATTACGGCGGCCGCTTCCATCTGCGCATTGAAGACACGGATCTGCTGCGCTCCAAGCAGGAATACACGGATTCCATCCTGGCCTCCATGCGCTGGCTGGGCCTGGACTGGGACGGCGGGCTCACCTATCAGACCCGGCGCACGGACCTGTACAACAGCTATGTGGACAAGCTGCTGGAAACAGGCCACGCCTACTGGTGTTCCTGCACGCCTGAAGAGGTGGAGGCCATGCGCGAGGAGGCCCGCCAAAACGGCCTCAAACCGCGCTATAACGGCCACTGCCGCACGCGTGACCTGGGCCCCGGCGAGGGGCGTTGCGTGCGCCTCAAAACCCCGCTCACGGGCAAGGTGGTCTTTGACGACATGGTCAAGGGCAAGATCGCGGTGGATGTGGGCGAGCTGGACGACATGGTCATCCGCCGCGCCGACGGCATGCCCACTTACAATATGGCCGTGGTGGTGGACGACCATGAAATGGGCATCACCCACGTGATCCGGGGCGACGACCATGTGTCCAACACCCCGCGCCAGATTCTGATTTATGAGGCGCTGGGCCTGCCCGTGCCCCGCTTCGGCCATGTGCCCATGATTCTGGGCCCCGACCGCCAGAAGCTTTCCAAGCGCCACGGCGCGCGGGCGGTCATTGAGTACCAGAAGGACGGCCTGCTGCCCCAGGCCCTGGTCAGTTATCTGGTGCGCCTGGGCTGGTCCCACGGCAATCAGGAGCTGTTCAGCCTGGACGAGCTGGTGCGGTATTTCGACGGCAGCAACCTCAATCCGGCGGCAGCGGCCTTTGACCCGGCCAAACTGGAATGGTGCAACGCCCACTTCATGCGCGAACTGCCCCTGGACCAGTTGGCCGCACTGGTGGAGCCCTTTGTGCGGGAGGCCGGTCTGGGCGATCTGCCCAGAGAGCGCCTGGAACCTCTGTGCGTGATGTTCCGCGAGCGGGCCAACAACCTCAAGGCCCTGGCCGAGAGCTTCCGCCCCCTGCTCGTACCCGCCGCCGAGCTGGTCTATGCGGAAAAGGATGCCAACAAGCATTTCACGGACGCGGGCAAGGCCCATCTGCGCGCCCTGGCCGTCGTCTTCAAGGCCTGCGATCCCTTCAGCGCCGAAGTCCTGGAAGCCGCGCTCAACGCCTATGTGGCGGACAACGGCCTGAAGTTCAAGGAAGTGGCCCCGCCTCTGCGCACGGCGCTCATGGGCTTCATGGGCGGTTCGCATCTCAACGAGATCATGGCATTTCTGGGCCGGGAGGAGACGCTGGCGAGGCTGGAGCGGGCCGCCGGATAG
- a CDS encoding ATP-binding protein codes for MSQDLAWRNLLKEQSWMQEAMDAANTGLWVIMIDTRNGCCSMLASAPMLRLLGLEEHPAPEECFAFWRGRVDKKCDDDVNDVVDQFLADTQLHEVRYPYHHPKWGVIFVRCGGRRISADDDPLVRITGYHQDVSEIQAMHQSLRESLARLSLACRLGQLGVFELRHGEGDLELTGNDIFFGQLGLPEGLGDEERVDAVEARLVPEDREAWRALRHPEDWVVGRHEHTEVRVLHPRLGQRWLKLAYEVMGSGENRRIAGYTDDVTERRLHERMLREAKDEAEAANAAKSIFLANMSHEIRTPMNGIMGMAYLALNTDLTTQQRDYIEKIHGTCVSLLDIINDLLDFSKIEANHMELENLPFQPAHEIEAVLTLLQPKAQAKKLGLETVIDPDIPTVLSGDALRLRQILLNLGSNAVKFSEHGTVRIDLELVGRTTDTVRLRCSVSDEGIGMSPEDQARIFKPFSQADTSITRRFGGTGLGLALCRRLTALMGGGISVESEEGKGSVFRVELPFRLAAGADLPADAADGPEDLNCLKGLRVLVAEDGDINREIMEALLDGMGAVCIPAVNGREALDIWRARHEDIDLILMDVQMPVMDGYTATREIRAGGLPGAVETPIIAMTAYAMRGDAERSLAAGMDGHLTKPVNVNELTRMLKSYARRRPKARPD; via the coding sequence ATGAGCCAAGATCTTGCCTGGCGTAACCTGCTCAAAGAACAGTCCTGGATGCAGGAGGCCATGGATGCCGCCAATACCGGCCTCTGGGTGATCATGATCGACACCCGCAACGGCTGTTGCTCCATGCTGGCCAGCGCGCCTATGCTGCGCCTGCTGGGGCTGGAAGAGCATCCCGCGCCGGAGGAGTGTTTCGCCTTCTGGCGCGGTCGGGTGGACAAGAAGTGCGACGACGACGTCAATGACGTGGTGGACCAGTTTCTGGCCGACACCCAGCTGCACGAAGTGCGCTATCCCTACCATCATCCCAAGTGGGGCGTGATTTTCGTGCGTTGCGGCGGCCGCCGCATTTCCGCGGACGACGACCCCTTGGTGCGCATCACCGGCTACCATCAGGATGTCAGTGAGATTCAGGCCATGCACCAGTCCCTGCGGGAGAGCCTGGCGCGGCTTTCTCTGGCCTGCCGCCTGGGGCAGCTCGGCGTGTTTGAACTGCGGCACGGCGAAGGGGATCTGGAACTCACGGGCAACGATATTTTTTTCGGCCAGTTGGGCTTGCCTGAAGGCCTTGGCGATGAAGAGCGCGTGGACGCGGTGGAAGCGCGCCTTGTGCCCGAGGACCGCGAGGCCTGGCGGGCTCTGCGGCATCCTGAGGATTGGGTGGTGGGGCGGCACGAACATACCGAGGTGCGCGTGCTGCATCCCCGGCTGGGCCAGCGCTGGCTCAAACTGGCCTATGAGGTCATGGGTTCCGGCGAGAATCGCCGCATCGCGGGCTATACCGACGACGTCACGGAACGCCGCCTGCACGAGCGCATGCTGCGCGAGGCCAAGGACGAGGCAGAGGCGGCCAATGCCGCCAAAAGCATTTTCCTGGCCAATATGAGCCACGAAATCCGCACGCCCATGAACGGCATCATGGGCATGGCCTATCTGGCCCTGAACACCGACCTCACGACGCAGCAGCGGGACTACATCGAGAAAATCCACGGCACCTGCGTGTCCCTGCTGGACATCATCAACGACCTGCTGGATTTTTCCAAAATTGAGGCCAACCACATGGAGCTGGAAAATCTCCCCTTCCAGCCCGCGCATGAAATCGAGGCCGTGCTGACCTTGCTCCAGCCCAAGGCCCAGGCCAAAAAGCTCGGCCTGGAAACCGTCATTGATCCGGACATCCCCACCGTCCTTTCGGGCGACGCCCTGCGCCTGCGCCAGATACTGCTCAATCTGGGCAGCAACGCGGTGAAATTTTCCGAGCACGGCACGGTCCGCATTGATCTGGAACTGGTGGGCCGCACTACGGATACGGTGCGCCTGCGCTGCAGCGTCAGCGACGAGGGCATCGGCATGAGCCCTGAGGATCAGGCCCGCATTTTCAAGCCTTTTTCCCAGGCGGACACCTCCATCACCCGTCGTTTCGGAGGCACGGGCCTGGGCCTGGCCCTCTGCCGCCGCCTCACCGCGCTGATGGGCGGCGGCATTTCCGTGGAGAGCGAGGAAGGCAAGGGGAGCGTATTTCGGGTGGAGCTGCCGTTCCGGCTGGCCGCGGGCGCGGACCTGCCCGCCGACGCCGCCGACGGCCCCGAGGATCTGAACTGCCTCAAGGGCTTGCGCGTGCTGGTGGCAGAGGACGGCGACATCAACCGCGAAATCATGGAAGCCCTGCTGGACGGCATGGGGGCGGTCTGCATTCCGGCGGTCAACGGGCGGGAAGCTCTGGATATCTGGCGCGCCCGGCACGAGGACATCGACCTCATCCTCATGGATGTACAGATGCCGGTCATGGACGGCTATACGGCCACCCGCGAGATCCGCGCCGGCGGCCTGCCCGGCGCGGTGGAAACGCCGATCATCGCCATGACGGCCTATGCCATGCGCGGCGACGCCGAGCGCAGCCTGGCCGCGGGGATGGACGGGCATCTGACCAAACCCGTGAATGTGAACGAGCTGACCCGCATGCTCAAAAGCTATGCCCGGCGGCGGCCCAAGGCCCGGCCGGACTGA
- the argB gene encoding acetylglutamate kinase, with product MTQPTVVIKYGGHAMDKPELSEAFATDLAHLAGQGMRLVVVHGGGPQISALLARLRVESRFVDGLRVTDEATMQAVEMVLCGQVNKAVVSGFSRHGVRAAGISGRDGNLLRARRKNPALGLVGEVTEVDPALPRCLLDAGFLPVVAPVASGPDGEALNINADTAAGALAGALAAEYFVLISDVPGVLNADGRLIPGLNRAEIARLKEDGVISGGMIPKVEACLNALDAGCSRALILDGRAQSSLRRYLLDDAPLGTVVVS from the coding sequence ATGACACAGCCCACAGTGGTCATTAAATACGGCGGTCACGCCATGGACAAGCCGGAGTTGAGCGAAGCCTTCGCCACGGATCTGGCCCATCTTGCCGGACAGGGCATGCGCCTTGTGGTGGTGCACGGGGGCGGGCCGCAGATCAGCGCCCTGCTCGCACGCCTGCGGGTTGAAAGCCGCTTTGTGGACGGCCTGCGCGTGACGGACGAAGCCACCATGCAGGCCGTGGAAATGGTGCTCTGCGGCCAGGTCAACAAGGCGGTGGTCAGCGGCTTCTCGCGGCACGGCGTGCGCGCGGCGGGCATTTCAGGCCGCGACGGCAACCTGCTGCGGGCGCGGCGCAAGAACCCGGCCCTGGGCCTGGTGGGCGAGGTCACGGAAGTGGACCCGGCCCTGCCCCGCTGCCTGCTGGACGCCGGTTTTCTGCCGGTGGTGGCGCCCGTGGCCTCGGGCCCGGACGGCGAAGCCCTGAACATCAATGCCGACACGGCGGCGGGCGCGCTGGCCGGGGCCCTGGCGGCCGAGTATTTTGTGCTGATTTCCGATGTGCCGGGCGTGCTGAACGCCGACGGCAGGCTGATTCCCGGCCTGAACCGGGCGGAAATCGCCCGCCTGAAAGAGGACGGCGTGATCAGCGGCGGCATGATCCCCAAGGTGGAAGCCTGCCTGAACGCGCTGGACGCGGGCTGCTCGCGTGCGTTGATTCTGGACGGCCGCGCCCAATCCAGTCTGCGGCGCTATCTCCTGGATGACGCGCCGCTGGGCACTGTTGTCGTGAGTTGA
- a CDS encoding HD domain-containing protein yields MTTTSKQLSAEQLGRLADFCNEVGMLRHTPRSGYAFLGSGKENVAEHSYRVSVLGYALARLAGADPARVTFLCLFHDLHEARTGDFNYVNHRYNQCRAREALEDATQGTGLAEDILGFWDELADGRSLEAELAHDADQLDLICNLHVELSKGNAFAEEWLDSALKRLRTPLARELAEAVLRTDPNRWWYGQVDKGWWVHHRKPEKF; encoded by the coding sequence ATGACGACGACATCGAAGCAACTTTCCGCGGAACAGCTCGGACGGCTGGCGGACTTCTGCAACGAGGTGGGCATGCTGCGGCACACGCCGCGCAGCGGCTACGCCTTTCTGGGCTCGGGCAAGGAGAATGTGGCCGAGCATTCCTATCGGGTCAGCGTGCTGGGCTACGCCCTGGCGCGTCTGGCCGGGGCGGACCCGGCGCGGGTGACCTTTCTCTGCCTGTTTCACGATCTGCACGAGGCCCGCACCGGCGATTTCAACTACGTCAATCACCGCTATAACCAGTGCCGCGCGCGGGAGGCCCTGGAGGACGCCACGCAAGGCACCGGCTTGGCGGAAGATATCCTCGGTTTCTGGGACGAACTGGCTGACGGGCGGAGCCTGGAAGCCGAGCTGGCCCACGACGCGGATCAGTTGGACCTGATCTGCAATCTGCATGTGGAATTGAGCAAGGGCAACGCCTTTGCCGAGGAATGGCTGGACAGCGCGCTCAAGCGCTTGCGCACGCCCTTGGCCCGCGAGCTGGCCGAGGCCGTTCTGCGCACGGACCCCAACCGCTGGTGGTACGGCCAGGTGGACAAGGGCTGGTGGGTTCACCACCGGAAGCCGGAAAAGTTCTAG